In Nocardia sp. XZ_19_385, the sequence TCGATCGACTCGATCCGGCGGCGCGAAGTCTCCCGGGAGCAGCGCCAAGCCGACGCCATCCTGGCGTTCCTGCTGCGGATGGGGCCGATCTACATCAAGATGGGCCAGATCGCGGCGACCCGATCGGATCTGCTGCCGCAATCGTGGGTAGACACGCTGCGGGTGCTGCAGGACCAGACTCCGCACATGACCGAGGCGCAGACTCGGCGCGCGATCGAGCGGGAGTTGGGTGACAAGATCGAAAAGACGTTCAGCTCTTTCGATTTGACGCCGATCGCCAGCGCGTCGGTCGCTCAGGTGCACATCGCGGAGCTGCTCGACGGGCGCAAGGTCGCGGTGAAGCTGGTCAAGGATTCGGTGCCGGAACAGATCGAGGACAGCCTGTCCTCGATCGGCGCGATGGTGAAGCTGGTGCACGCCACGGTGCCGCCGGTGCGGTATCTGGACGTGCCGCGACGGTTCACCGAGGTGGCGCGGCTGTTGCGGCCGCAGGCCGATATGGCACACGAGGCCGAGAAACAGCAGCGCATCGGCGAGAACCTGCGGGCGCATCCGTTCGTGAAAGTCCCCGCGGTGCTGCCGGAACTGGTCAGCAAGCGGATGCTGGTGATGGAGTACATGCACGGCATTCCGGGCAAGCACGTCGAGACCGTCTCGTTCCCGCGGCCGCGCCTGGCCCAGCGGCTGCAGGACATCATCTACACGATGCTGTACATGCACGGCATCTGCCATGGCGACCCGCATCCGGGCAACGTGATGTTCAGCCCCGAAGGGGAATTGGTGCTGCTGGACTACGGCGTCACCGTTGAGCTCACCGAGGACGAGAAGTGGGGTCTGTCCTCTTTCTATTACGCCTGCACCCGCAAGGAATGGGAGATCGCGGTCGATCGGTTCACCCGCTACTTCGTGATCGCGGGCGAGGCGGTGCGGGAGCGGCACGACGACTACGTCGCCGACATGATCGAGGTGTTGCGGTATCACTTCGACATCTCCACCAACCGGTGGTCGACGGTGTCCTACTTCAATGACGTGAATGCGGTACTGCGACAGTATGATTCGCGATACACCACGAACTTCACGAAGGTGGAGCTGGTCTTCCTCTCCGGCGAGGGCTTCGCCTCCCAGATCGATCCGGACATCGACATCTGGGCGAACGCACGCAAATTCACCGACCGCTACTCCCCCTACATGAGCGCCGAGGTCGAGCGGCGGTTCGAAGACGACTTCACCGACCAGATGCCTACCTCGCTGAAAATGCGGGACCGGGCGCGGTCCTCGCTGGTCGCGCCGACCCACATCGACCGCTACTTCTTCCCCAGCGGATTCCCGGTCTTCGTCAAGGAAGCCGTCGGCGGCAGCATCCGGGATTTCGATGGCAACGAATACATCGACCTGTCCGCCGGATACGGGCCGCACCTGCTCGGCTACGCGCATCCCGCGATCACCGCGGCGATCACCGAGGGCGCCGCGCGCGGGCTCGTCAACGGCATCGGCAACGCCGCCGAGATCGAACTGGCCGAACTGCTGGTCGACGCCTTCCCCGCCGCCGAGCAAGCGGTGCTGTGCAATTCGGGGACCGAGGCGATCATGTTCGCGATCCGCATATGCCGGGGTTACCGGCGGCGGACCCTGGTGGCGAAATTCGAAGGGCACTACCACGGGTCCTCCGATCAGGGTCTGGTCAGTTCGTGGTTCCGCTTCTCCGGTGATCGGGCGCGGCCCGAACCGGTGGCCGGGTCGCTCGGAGCCGATCCGGCGACGGTCGCGGGCACCGTCGTACTGCAGTACGGCGATATCGCCGGATTGCAGCGCTTGCGCGAGCACGCCGACGAACTCGCCTGCGTCATCTTGGAACCCATGCCGACCTCGGTGGTCGCGCTGGACGTCGAATTCCTCACCGCGTTGCGCGAACTGTGCACCGAGCTGGAGATTCCGCTGATCTTCGACGAGGTGGTCAGCGGCTTCCGGGTCGCCTACGGTGGCGCGCAGGTGATGGTCGGCATCGAACCCGACCTGACCTGTCTCGGCAAGGTGATCGGCGGCGGTCTGCCGGTGGGCGCGGTGGTCGGGCAGCGCCGGTTCATCGAGATGGCCAAGAGTTCGCAGGACCCGTTCTACGACTACGAGAACCGGGTATTCGCCGGCGGCACCCTGAGCGGCAACTCGCTGACCTGCACGGCCGGCCTCGCCGCGCTGCGCCACCTCGGCGCCCACCCGGAGATCTACGACCAGCTCGACACCCACACCGAGCGCCTCGCCGACCTCATGCGGGAGGCGACCCAGCAGCGCGAGATCGCCTGCCGGATCTCGGCCCGCAATTCGATCTTCTCGCTCAACTTCAGCCACCGGGCGGCCGGACTTTATCGAGATCGCATGGCGGGCAGCAACTTCAAAGCCACCATCGCCCTGGCCTACTACATGCGCAAACATCAGGTCTACATGGCCGAGATGCACAGCTTCCTGATCAGCGCCGCGCACACCGTCGAAGACCTCGATCAGATCGCGCACGCCTTCGGCAAGAGTCTCGACGAAATGCTCGCCGACCAGCTCTTCGTCACCTAGGCAGCCGACACGCCGCAACGGCGCACTTGACTGTGCCGTTGCGGCACAGTCAAGACTGTTCCCTAGGTGGCGCGTCCGCGCCGCCGGATCCGGTGCCGGAGGGAAGACAGTCTTGGCGTGGAGTACCCGGGAGCTCGAGCTCACGGGGTTCGTGCGGCAGGCCGCGCCGGTCGAGGTGGCGCCGGAATTGACTGTCGCGGGCGAGCTCTCCGCTGCCGATCGCGCGTTTGTGGTCGTCATGTCGCGGGTGATCAGCGCGCCAGGCACTCGATGCGTATAAGCAGCTGCTGCAAGATCCTGAGGCGCTGCCGGCGGGCGCCGAGCTGGACCGGCTGCCCGCTGATGCCGATGAACGAACCTGGGAGCCGGTTCGCGGCGGATCGCCGATACCGTCGAGGTGGCGATGACAGACCTTTACAACCCTGCCCAGATCGATGTCATGCAACGGGGTAGGACGCAAGCTCCGGACCGCACGCACCGAAGGGAACTGATTCGATATGAGGTCATCTCTGCTCGGCCGACTGGTGTTGGCGGTTCTGTTGTTGCTGGCGCTGGGCGCGTGTTCCCGGTCGGAGCCTGCTCAGTCATCGGAGTTGCAGCGGTTCTATGACCAGAAGCTGTCGTTCGGGCCCTGCGCTGGCTATGCCACAACTGCCGCCGACGACAAAATCATCTCCGGCGATCCGGGATTTCAGTGTGGCCGGATGGAAGTGCCGCTGGACTACGGCGATCCTTCGGGCCGGACCGCGCAGATCGCGCTCCTGAAAGCGCCCGCGCGCGGGAAACCGATCGGATCACTACTGATCAACCCCGGCGGGCCGGGCGGGCCCGGAATGAGCATGGCCGCCGTCGCCGCGAAGAACATGGCGAAAAGCCCGGTGACCGAGCGGTTCGATCTGGTCGGGTTCGATCCCCGTGGCGTCGGCGCGTCCACCCCGGCGATCAGCTGTTTCTCCGACGCCGAAATCGATGCGGGTGAATCCGTGATGTCGGTGACGGTCGGCGCGGGAAAACTGACCGAGCAGGACGCCCGCAGGGTGGTCGAGAAGTGTGCCGCCGGGTCTGGCGGCGCGGATGTGCTCGCGCATGTCGGCACCCGGGATGCGGTGCGCGACATGGATATTCTGCGCGCGGTCCTTGGTGACGAGAAGCTGAGTTTCCTCGGCCAGAGTTACGGCACCCGGCTCGGGGCTGTCTACGCCGAGATGTTTCCGCAGCACGTGCGCGCGCTGGTACTCGACGGCGGCATCGATCCGAACGCGGGCACCGTCGAACGGCGGCTGACGCAATTCGGGAGTTTCCAGCGCTCCTTCGACAAGATGGCCGCCGACTGCGCCACCCGCCCCGACTGCCCGCTGGGCACCGACCCCGGCACAGCCACCGCGAACTTCCAGAACATCGTTCGCCCGCTGATCGACCAGCCGATTGTCACCGCGAGCGGGCGGAAACTGGACTTCAATGCCGCGTACGGCGCTGTGACCGCCGGACTCTACGACTCCGCGGCCTGGCCGGTGATCGTCAAGGGCATCGCGGAGATCCGGGCCGGGCGGGGCGACACCCTGCTCGCGGTGGGCGATATCTTCGGCGGCCGCGACCAGGATGGGCACTGGGCCAATTTCGCCGAGGCCAACTTCTCGATCAACTGCCTCGACGAGCAACGCCGCACTCCCGAGCAGGAAGCCGACCTCAAGCGACGGATCCAGCAGGTAGCCCCGTTCACCGACTCGGGCCGAGGTGCCGACGGCGCCCGGGACGCGTGTGAGTTCTGGCCCGCCGCACCCACTCTCGACTACCCCTACGCCACCGGCATCGAAGGGCTGCCCGAGACCTTGACGGTCTCGATCACCGGCGACCCGTCCACTCCCTACGACGGCGGCGTCCACCTGGCCGAAACCCTCGGCGGTGCGGTGCTGACAGTCGAAGGGGAACAGCACACCGTGGTCATGTCCGGCGCCAGCGACTGCGTGAACGGCGTGGTTGCCGACTACCTCGTCGATCTGAAGGTTCCGGCGGCCGACACCCGCTGCACCCTGTAACGACCGCGCCGAATCACGGCCCGAACGGAGATCCGATCTGTCCGGTTCGCCCGTTGTTACGATCACTGATCGCTCCACTAAGCACTTCGGTTATCCAGTTGCACCCGATTGCGACCGGAAGGTGAGCGCTTCATGGATCAGGAAATCTTCATCGTCATCGCCGTAGCTTTGGCAACGGTGACGCTGTTCGTCCTCGGGGATCGGTTGCGTCCGAAGTCGTGGCGGCAGACGAGTGACGAATCGTCCGGCACGCTGGTGCTGGATCTGATCAAGACGCTGTTCACGGCGGCGGTCGCGTTCACCTTCGTGGTGTGCTGGCAACAGCAGCAGACCGCGCACAACCACACCGTCGCGGAGGCGAAAGCGCTGGTCGATGTCTACGAGGCGGCGCAAGCGCTACCCGAAGTGGAACAGCGGCGGGTCCGTGACCTGGTGCAGGACTATACGAATCAGGTGATCTCCCAAGAGTGGCCGCTCATGGAGAACGAGCATCAACTCAGTACGGCCGTCGGCGCCCAGCTGGAGACGATTCGGGAGACGGTGGTTCCGGTGCGTTCGACGGATTCGCTCGTCACCGACGCCCGTTCGCGGACTCTCACCGCACTGGACCGCGTCACCCAGGCCCGCGCTGATCGAGCGATCGATGCCGGACGGATGCTCCCCACCTTCCTGTTTGCCATCCTGGGCATCGGTTCGCTTCTGGTGTTACTGAATCCGGTGCTGTCGGGGATGCGGGTGACGTGGCGCAGCGTGGTGATGACCGCGCTGCTGGGGGTCGTGGTGGGAGGCGCGCTGCTGGCCGTTCACGAATTGCAGCGGCCGTTCTCCAGCGTCATCGGCGTGCCGACCGATGCGTTCGCCTATGCCCAATCCCAGTTTCAGCTGATCGACGACGGCAGCCGCGACGAGTGAGGATTGCGCGCATGGACCTCGTTGGTCCGGTACGGCGAAGAGCTTGCGCGGCAAGGAAAGTCGTTGCCGCGAGCGTGCTGTTGCCCATGACGTTGACGTTGGGCTGCCCGTTCGCCGCTGCGGTGCCGCCGGATCTGCCGTTCATCGGCGAAATCGCCACCGGCTCGGGTGGCGGGGACGGCACGTCACCTGGAGGTTCCGAGGCGGGGACTCCGCTCAGATTGGGGCCGCTGAGTGCGACTGCCCAAGAGTTGATCCAGAGCGGTAGCGCGAGCGGGAGCACGCAGCCGACGGATGCCTCGGCGGACGCCGGGAAGGAAATCGCGCTCCGTCCTGCCGTCGCACCCGGGCTCGACAGCGGGAGCGTGGAAACCGCTTGCGCGGGTAGCGCGGTGCTCGGCGGATCGATGCTTGTGCTCGCGTTGCTCACCGGGAGTGGGATGAGTTCGGGGTCGGCGCTGCTGGGTTCGTCCGGATCGGTGGTTTTCGGTTCCTCCTGGTCGGTGGTGGTGGGCTCGGCAGCGGTGGGGTCGGCCGCTTCGGGCTCGGGCGGGTCAGGGATGAGTGGGTCTGCCCTCGGTGGAGCGCTGGGAAGCGCCGGTCTAGGTAGCGCGGCGGTGGGTAGCGCCGCGACCGGGAGTGCGGTGCTGACGTGCCTGGCGCTGTTGCTGCCGTCTCCGTCGCCGCCGGCGCCCGGCATCCCCCTGGCGATTCCGCCGTTTCCCGGCCAGGTTCCGCCGGTCCCGGGGCAGGGTGCGCTGCTGGGGCCGGGAGTCAGTCAGGTGGCGCAACCCACGCCGCCGGTCGGCTCGGACCCGGCGACTGCCGAAGTGGCGTTACCGGGCGTCGCGGGCTTCGAACCGGCCGAGAATCCGGTCGGGTGGGATCTCCTCGAAATCGTCGTGGTGTTGATCGTGGCTATTCTGGTCACGCAGCGCGCGTCGTCGGTGCCGGACCGCAAAACTGTTGAGCGCGAGCCTGATTCGGAATAGATGACGGACTTGACCTCAATGTTGGTTGAGCTCTTACAGTGATGGTCATGAAACCACGTCCAGTG encodes:
- a CDS encoding aminotransferase class III-fold pyridoxal phosphate-dependent enzyme, whose translation is MFRHLGKVAGNGMRGVAAYSIDSIRRREVSREQRQADAILAFLLRMGPIYIKMGQIAATRSDLLPQSWVDTLRVLQDQTPHMTEAQTRRAIERELGDKIEKTFSSFDLTPIASASVAQVHIAELLDGRKVAVKLVKDSVPEQIEDSLSSIGAMVKLVHATVPPVRYLDVPRRFTEVARLLRPQADMAHEAEKQQRIGENLRAHPFVKVPAVLPELVSKRMLVMEYMHGIPGKHVETVSFPRPRLAQRLQDIIYTMLYMHGICHGDPHPGNVMFSPEGELVLLDYGVTVELTEDEKWGLSSFYYACTRKEWEIAVDRFTRYFVIAGEAVRERHDDYVADMIEVLRYHFDISTNRWSTVSYFNDVNAVLRQYDSRYTTNFTKVELVFLSGEGFASQIDPDIDIWANARKFTDRYSPYMSAEVERRFEDDFTDQMPTSLKMRDRARSSLVAPTHIDRYFFPSGFPVFVKEAVGGSIRDFDGNEYIDLSAGYGPHLLGYAHPAITAAITEGAARGLVNGIGNAAEIELAELLVDAFPAAEQAVLCNSGTEAIMFAIRICRGYRRRTLVAKFEGHYHGSSDQGLVSSWFRFSGDRARPEPVAGSLGADPATVAGTVVLQYGDIAGLQRLREHADELACVILEPMPTSVVALDVEFLTALRELCTELEIPLIFDEVVSGFRVAYGGAQVMVGIEPDLTCLGKVIGGGLPVGAVVGQRRFIEMAKSSQDPFYDYENRVFAGGTLSGNSLTCTAGLAALRHLGAHPEIYDQLDTHTERLADLMREATQQREIACRISARNSIFSLNFSHRAAGLYRDRMAGSNFKATIALAYYMRKHQVYMAEMHSFLISAAHTVEDLDQIAHAFGKSLDEMLADQLFVT
- a CDS encoding DUF4239 domain-containing protein, producing the protein MDQEIFIVIAVALATVTLFVLGDRLRPKSWRQTSDESSGTLVLDLIKTLFTAAVAFTFVVCWQQQQTAHNHTVAEAKALVDVYEAAQALPEVEQRRVRDLVQDYTNQVISQEWPLMENEHQLSTAVGAQLETIRETVVPVRSTDSLVTDARSRTLTALDRVTQARADRAIDAGRMLPTFLFAILGIGSLLVLLNPVLSGMRVTWRSVVMTALLGVVVGGALLAVHELQRPFSSVIGVPTDAFAYAQSQFQLIDDGSRDE
- a CDS encoding alpha/beta hydrolase, with translation MEVPLDYGDPSGRTAQIALLKAPARGKPIGSLLINPGGPGGPGMSMAAVAAKNMAKSPVTERFDLVGFDPRGVGASTPAISCFSDAEIDAGESVMSVTVGAGKLTEQDARRVVEKCAAGSGGADVLAHVGTRDAVRDMDILRAVLGDEKLSFLGQSYGTRLGAVYAEMFPQHVRALVLDGGIDPNAGTVERRLTQFGSFQRSFDKMAADCATRPDCPLGTDPGTATANFQNIVRPLIDQPIVTASGRKLDFNAAYGAVTAGLYDSAAWPVIVKGIAEIRAGRGDTLLAVGDIFGGRDQDGHWANFAEANFSINCLDEQRRTPEQEADLKRRIQQVAPFTDSGRGADGARDACEFWPAAPTLDYPYATGIEGLPETLTVSITGDPSTPYDGGVHLAETLGGAVLTVEGEQHTVVMSGASDCVNGVVADYLVDLKVPAADTRCTL